One genomic window of Ilyobacter polytropus DSM 2926 includes the following:
- a CDS encoding type IV pilus modification PilV family protein, whose product MSKKKGTIMLEVVIAIVIFLIGILPIIGFTVKVLGQNRRTTEIEEDTRVVTSVIDYIKSMGYDYVSDYVLSGVSTLDKEYVLEYEEAEDSYVVDTVKSTSDFETDFWGEIYNEKSDEADALFLLESRGLDLEGAKLSIVINKTDLSMNENSYKNPVNNQTTTNIIGYEGVIDDKILYGRVILEYTSTKDNSGETKEYGQNFLLTPVENWGHLYE is encoded by the coding sequence ATGTCCAAGAAAAAGGGAACTATTATGCTAGAGGTGGTTATTGCAATTGTAATATTCCTGATAGGGATTTTACCGATTATCGGTTTTACGGTAAAAGTTCTCGGACAAAACAGGAGAACCACAGAGATAGAGGAAGACACAAGGGTTGTAACCTCAGTAATAGATTATATAAAATCCATGGGATATGACTATGTATCTGACTATGTTTTGAGTGGTGTATCAACTTTGGATAAAGAATATGTGTTGGAGTACGAAGAAGCTGAAGACTCTTATGTCGTGGATACTGTGAAATCAACTTCAGATTTTGAAACAGACTTTTGGGGGGAAATATACAATGAAAAATCAGATGAGGCTGATGCATTATTTTTGTTAGAGAGCCGTGGACTTGACCTAGAAGGTGCAAAACTGAGTATTGTTATAAATAAGACAGACCTCTCCATGAATGAGAACAGTTATAAAAATCCTGTAAATAATCAAACAACGACTAATATTATAGGATATGAAGGAGTAATAGACGACAAAATCTTATACGGAAGAGTAATCTTAGAATATACTTCTACCAAAGACAACTCAGGGGAGACAAAGGAGTATGGACAAAACTTTCTGCTGACTCCTGTAGAGAATTGGGGGCATTTATATGAATAA
- a CDS encoding prepilin-type N-terminal cleavage/methylation domain-containing protein, with the protein MNKRGFTVIEALVAVAVLAVVFLLSSPLIKGFGMVSRRVQMQKKVDHKFSVVTKFMKSKVRSAKNSRDLSGYNDKLGYVGVFKKFKSKDVDDVDYYSEDYYEAKDFFKELETDEKKSGPILFLEIPADSTSDSVNSKFVFFMFEKDKIKYRESKEFTESDETDDTFTFDGNGWETIMDDVEDCSFKYREGIVTFFIDMDVDEFEGKIKDTVRDTVISRIDINSL; encoded by the coding sequence ATGAATAAAAGAGGATTTACAGTTATAGAGGCATTAGTGGCAGTGGCGGTTTTGGCAGTGGTCTTTCTTTTATCTTCACCTCTCATAAAAGGCTTCGGAATGGTGAGCAGACGTGTACAGATGCAGAAAAAAGTGGATCATAAATTTTCAGTTGTGACCAAGTTCATGAAGAGCAAGGTCAGAAGTGCAAAAAACAGCAGAGATCTGTCGGGATATAACGATAAATTAGGTTATGTAGGAGTGTTTAAGAAATTTAAATCAAAAGATGTAGATGATGTAGATTATTATTCAGAAGATTATTATGAAGCCAAAGATTTTTTCAAAGAATTGGAAACTGATGAAAAAAAGAGTGGCCCTATTCTTTTTCTAGAGATACCTGCTGATTCAACATCAGACTCTGTAAATTCAAAATTTGTATTTTTTATGTTTGAAAAAGATAAAATAAAGTACAGAGAATCAAAGGAGTTTACAGAGTCTGACGAAACAGATGACACCTTTACTTTTGACGGGAATGGGTGGGAGACTATTATGGATGATGTAGAAGACTGTAGTTTTAAGTACAGAGAAGGAATCGTAACATTTTTTATAGATATGGATGTAGATGAGTTTGAAGGTAAAATAAAAGACACAGTGAGAGATACTGTAATAAGCAGAATTGATATAAACAGCCTTTAA
- a CDS encoding transglycosylase SLT domain-containing protein, with amino-acid sequence MKKILFFIILAINSLISFAADDVNIKDYKIFASGKNFLSQNNYKDALTQFELLSEKYPESLLFKSNYANYYIGITYYNLGDYDNARNFLERAIYTPKDFKAEDPYFQKSKKHLFEYKRNYYLAKIYLEQGLKDEALKHFKFLVKNYYSKELETYEKMALKELEKHDPYFEILYMVKYENALPILLSLKNEDILALGDFFLSKGSYQSAEKVYSEYLNLEKKDVHQVKLSLLETLKRSKKYDVLLEKSSDFITLSDNSDFYYYLALAQMQLGKKSDAEQTFSKVKTGKYKKAASISIARILSSRREYKKAISILKSIKSSYANNLLMETYIKAGMTEEFKKASVNYIKKYPYSDQAAYYRFLLYKESQNPNYLNWIIKYNINTYYYELAYSIMENMRNLEAYPLNYKSRIYREKVQRLESLAELKDGEILKIEIENMDFPEKDRVFREYLMSSIYEKGGFYLSAVLKSRKYQNDFSKYSNLITFLYPRYYDFMVKKAAKKYNIEEALIYSVILQESVFEPSLISKAGATGLMQIMLSTAKDMDPDITQEKLLAPDINIELGSRYLKSLLTKFDGNIPKTVAAYNAGAGNVVKWKSDKKGDLDIEKIPFSETKKYVKRVINNYYKYKRIYHY; translated from the coding sequence TTGAAAAAAATACTTTTTTTTATTATTTTAGCTATAAATTCTCTTATAAGCTTTGCAGCTGATGATGTCAACATTAAGGACTATAAAATTTTTGCATCTGGAAAAAACTTTCTTTCCCAAAATAATTACAAAGATGCTTTAACTCAATTTGAACTTTTGTCAGAAAAGTATCCAGAATCACTATTATTCAAAAGTAATTATGCCAATTATTACATAGGAATAACTTATTATAATCTCGGTGACTATGACAATGCCCGAAATTTCTTAGAAAGAGCTATATACACACCAAAGGACTTCAAAGCAGAGGATCCTTATTTCCAAAAATCTAAAAAACACTTGTTTGAATATAAAAGAAATTATTATCTGGCTAAAATTTATCTGGAACAGGGACTTAAAGATGAGGCTCTAAAACATTTTAAATTCCTCGTAAAAAACTACTATTCAAAGGAATTAGAAACCTATGAGAAAATGGCTCTGAAAGAACTTGAAAAGCACGACCCCTATTTTGAAATTTTATACATGGTAAAATATGAAAATGCCCTTCCTATTCTTTTATCTTTAAAAAATGAGGATATTCTGGCATTGGGAGATTTTTTTCTATCTAAAGGTTCCTACCAATCTGCAGAAAAGGTATATTCAGAATATCTTAATCTTGAGAAAAAAGATGTTCATCAGGTAAAGTTATCACTTTTAGAAACTCTCAAAAGATCAAAAAAATATGATGTCCTCCTGGAGAAATCCTCAGACTTTATAACTTTATCCGACAACAGTGACTTTTATTACTATCTGGCTCTTGCACAGATGCAGCTAGGAAAAAAATCAGATGCAGAACAAACATTCTCCAAAGTAAAAACCGGAAAATATAAAAAAGCCGCCTCTATAAGTATTGCAAGGATCCTGTCTTCAAGAAGAGAATATAAAAAGGCTATTTCAATATTAAAAAGCATCAAATCTTCCTATGCCAACAACCTTCTTATGGAAACATACATAAAGGCAGGGATGACAGAAGAATTTAAAAAAGCTTCTGTAAACTATATAAAAAAATACCCCTATAGCGATCAGGCAGCATATTATAGATTCCTCCTCTATAAAGAGAGTCAAAATCCAAATTATCTAAATTGGATAATAAAATATAATATAAACACCTATTATTATGAGTTGGCTTATTCTATCATGGAAAACATGAGAAATCTCGAGGCCTACCCTCTAAATTATAAATCAAGAATATACAGGGAAAAAGTCCAAAGACTAGAATCACTGGCAGAACTAAAAGACGGAGAAATACTAAAAATAGAAATTGAAAATATGGACTTTCCTGAAAAAGACAGAGTTTTCAGAGAATATCTCATGAGCAGTATATATGAAAAGGGCGGGTTTTATCTGAGTGCAGTCTTAAAGTCCAGGAAATATCAAAATGATTTTTCAAAATATTCAAATTTAATAACTTTCCTTTATCCCAGATATTATGATTTTATGGTAAAAAAGGCAGCTAAAAAATATAATATAGAAGAAGCACTGATCTACAGTGTCATCCTTCAGGAAAGTGTCTTTGAACCATCTCTTATATCAAAGGCAGGAGCCACAGGACTCATGCAGATAATGCTCTCTACAGCCAAAGATATGGACCCAGATATAACACAGGAGAAACTTCTTGCTCCAGATATAAATATAGAACTAGGATCTAGATACCTAAAAAGTCTTTTGACTAAATTTGACGGAAACATTCCAAAAACAGTAGCTGCTTATAATGCAGGTGCCGGCAATGTAGTCAAATGGAAGTCTGACAAAAAAGGTGATCTGGATATAGAAAAGATACCCTTTTCTGAGACCAAGAAATACGTCAAAAGAGTCATAAATAATTATTATAAATATAAGAGAATATATCACTACTGA
- the mutL gene encoding DNA mismatch repair endonuclease MutL, with protein sequence MGVIKILDESVSNIIAAGEVVENPASMIKEILENSLDAKSTNIRIQVKNSGRDVTISDNGVGMSKDDLLLCIERHATSKIFNKEDIFNLYTYGFRGEALASIASVSKMRITSKRESDELGTEIKALAGKVTKVSPVSVNEGTEIEIKELFYNTPARLKFLRKKSTEYGKIKETVLKESLANPNVGFSLEIDGRELLKTSGKGIQNTILELFGRNVLKNLKEFPLGFLGNLEITRSSKDYMHTYVNGRYVKSQILEKAIIDGYYTKLTKGRYPFAIIFLEIDPKEIDVNVHPSKKIVKFSESSFVYNQVFSEIEKAIGEDEDIVSLEMSFQNREKNVENFLDLDEFKGIIDKEISTPKKTPDKEHSEKEKTEEKNNEKTVPSFKEEVIKTQEVSLLDGEGVFQKKYSAEDKNIKNRPEVLQEEKKIYQSIDVSEKKPEIPEKTIEEKNYFRVIGQFMNSYIIVERNKTLEIYDQHIVQERVLYETLKKRHFSREVATQNLLVPLKLRLSYEEKNIVFENLEIFNEFGFEIEDFGDDEVLLRGVPVFDFRTSIENTFRFMLEELKNETGVKDFREKIIISMSCRNSIKAGEKLSFDEMELLIKRLHDVGKYTCPHGRPIILKVTLEELEKNFKRR encoded by the coding sequence ATGGGAGTTATAAAAATTTTGGACGAGTCAGTCTCTAATATAATAGCTGCCGGTGAAGTAGTGGAGAATCCAGCGAGCATGATAAAAGAGATTCTAGAAAATTCTTTGGATGCAAAGAGCACAAATATAAGAATTCAGGTAAAAAACAGCGGACGTGATGTCACAATATCCGACAATGGCGTAGGAATGTCAAAGGATGACCTTCTTCTTTGTATAGAAAGGCATGCCACCAGTAAGATTTTTAATAAAGAGGATATTTTTAACCTCTATACCTACGGATTCAGAGGTGAGGCACTGGCCTCAATAGCCTCGGTGTCAAAGATGAGAATAACGTCTAAAAGAGAATCAGACGAGCTAGGCACTGAGATAAAAGCACTAGCAGGCAAGGTCACCAAGGTTTCTCCTGTGTCTGTCAATGAAGGGACAGAGATAGAGATAAAGGAACTTTTTTATAACACACCTGCAAGACTGAAGTTCTTGAGAAAAAAAAGTACAGAGTATGGAAAAATAAAAGAAACGGTTCTGAAGGAATCTCTTGCAAATCCAAATGTGGGATTTTCTCTGGAAATAGACGGAAGAGAGCTTTTGAAAACCAGCGGTAAGGGGATTCAAAATACTATCTTAGAATTATTCGGAAGAAACGTTCTAAAGAATCTAAAAGAGTTTCCATTAGGTTTTTTGGGTAACTTAGAGATAACCAGATCTTCTAAGGATTATATGCATACCTATGTAAACGGGCGATATGTAAAATCTCAGATATTAGAAAAAGCCATTATAGACGGCTATTATACCAAACTCACTAAGGGCAGATATCCCTTTGCAATAATTTTTCTGGAAATAGATCCTAAAGAGATAGATGTCAATGTGCATCCTTCTAAAAAAATAGTAAAATTTTCAGAAAGTTCTTTTGTGTATAACCAGGTCTTTTCTGAGATAGAAAAGGCAATAGGTGAAGATGAAGATATAGTATCACTAGAAATGAGTTTTCAAAATAGAGAAAAAAATGTGGAAAACTTTTTGGACTTAGATGAATTTAAGGGGATAATTGATAAAGAGATTAGTACTCCTAAAAAAACCCCAGATAAAGAACACTCGGAAAAAGAAAAAACAGAAGAGAAAAATAATGAAAAAACTGTACCATCCTTTAAAGAAGAAGTAATAAAAACCCAAGAGGTAAGTTTATTAGATGGTGAAGGTGTTTTTCAGAAAAAATATTCTGCAGAAGATAAAAATATAAAAAATAGACCTGAGGTTTTACAAGAGGAAAAGAAAATCTATCAGAGTATTGATGTTTCAGAAAAAAAGCCTGAAATACCTGAAAAAACAATAGAAGAAAAAAATTATTTCAGAGTAATAGGGCAGTTTATGAACTCCTATATAATTGTAGAGAGGAATAAAACCTTAGAGATATATGATCAGCATATAGTACAGGAAAGAGTATTATATGAGACTCTGAAAAAAAGGCATTTTTCAAGAGAGGTAGCCACACAAAATCTTTTGGTTCCCTTGAAGTTACGGCTGAGTTATGAGGAAAAAAATATAGTTTTTGAAAATTTAGAAATTTTTAACGAGTTTGGATTTGAGATAGAAGACTTTGGAGATGACGAGGTTCTTTTAAGAGGTGTCCCTGTATTTGACTTTCGGACGAGTATAGAAAATACCTTTAGATTTATGCTAGAAGAGCTTAAAAATGAGACAGGAGTAAAGGACTTTAGGGAAAAAATAATAATATCCATGTCATGCAGAAATTCAATAAAGGCAGGAGAAAAACTTTCTTTTGACGAAATGGAACTCCTCATAAAAAGGCTTCACGATGTTGGGAAATATACCTGCCCCCACGGGAGACCTATTATACTCAAAGTTACTTTAGAAGAACTTGAAAAGAACTTTAAAAGAAGATAA
- the rlmH gene encoding 23S rRNA (pseudouridine(1915)-N(3))-methyltransferase RlmH: MSVNLICVGKIKEKYIKNGIDEFLKRMSLYAKVKIIELKEDGNDSNRKQSLEKESMEIIKTAEKNKGYNVLLDIGGKNLSSEEMSKEIERLTVTGTSTINFIIGGSYGVSEEVRKISQMRLSFSKMTFPHQLMRLILMEQIYRWFSIFNNSKYHK; this comes from the coding sequence ATAAGTGTAAACCTGATCTGTGTAGGTAAAATAAAAGAAAAGTATATAAAAAACGGGATAGATGAGTTTCTAAAAAGAATGAGTCTCTATGCAAAAGTAAAGATAATAGAGCTAAAGGAAGACGGTAATGACAGCAACAGAAAACAGTCTTTAGAAAAAGAGTCTATGGAAATCATAAAAACAGCAGAAAAAAATAAAGGGTATAATGTTCTTTTGGATATAGGTGGAAAGAACCTTTCCTCTGAAGAGATGTCTAAAGAGATAGAACGACTTACAGTTACTGGAACAAGTACCATAAATTTTATAATCGGTGGTTCTTACGGTGTTTCAGAGGAAGTTCGGAAGATATCCCAAATGAGGCTTAGTTTTTCCAAGATGACTTTTCCACATCAGCTTATGAGGCTTATTCTTATGGAGCAGATCTATAGGTGGTTTAGTATTTTTAATAATAGTAAATATCATAAATAA
- a CDS encoding DUF1934 domain-containing protein, which yields MYLIIESRDSFGEKSSEKVSCQKEVTSKGIKYSYKNEHGDCKIFIFKDMVQITRKGVINSAQIFKDGKTTFFHYQTPYTSTKFTLKTTEMKQKKEGLFLSYEIYDGEEKVNDIEVAIKEVWN from the coding sequence ATGTACCTTATCATAGAAAGCCGAGACAGTTTCGGTGAAAAAAGCAGTGAAAAGGTCAGCTGCCAGAAAGAAGTAACTTCAAAAGGAATAAAATATTCCTATAAAAATGAGCACGGGGACTGTAAGATTTTTATTTTCAAAGATATGGTGCAGATCACAAGAAAAGGAGTTATAAATAGTGCCCAGATATTTAAGGACGGGAAGACAACTTTTTTTCATTATCAAACCCCCTATACTTCAACTAAATTTACCCTGAAAACCACAGAGATGAAACAGAAAAAAGAGGGACTTTTTCTGAGCTATGAAATCTATGACGGTGAGGAAAAGGTAAACGATATTGAGGTAGCTATAAAAGAAGTTTGGAATTAA
- a CDS encoding tetratricopeptide repeat protein produces the protein MKKYTIAAFIMAVFYLGALPYNKLYAMGSKKEKVLKEEVQDINPYGGKSKKVDYKIVSEKINLNENNVSEVYKEIVKSINTAGVRRYPDSYRGEDYEILTGETLNVSFPEPGEYKVEIIESPYLSRSSVVVKNQNIFFETGYQGEYILNVTKDGMFYKRFRVNSKLKYSFTQEKNYDIILNSYENEKLDILLTSVKLSRVAFPDALYHKDTAFMILEKTLVSKKMAEAEEAAKFIRNNFQLDFMEKKQLFYFDMEIAKDDPFKYRDFLEKNIHEPGFSDKLVNIILSGKTLREKDELFLKKTYSETLNPEIAVYLGKWYMDKGNIIDAERYLIYGKEYYTLCMLYLQNEDLDRFDATLSKVSEDKVHQLKKEREIYHRAKLIKKEVDLGDEKYQGENYEEAVLFYKRAEEKDIEAARKLDTDMKIGMSYYYITRYEDAANYFEKAMESEKTPMKKAEIAYLTGVCYYRMQDKEKSMKTFEKLAKDYPGTTWSKKAMVYIIRLR, from the coding sequence ATGAAAAAGTATACTATAGCGGCATTTATTATGGCAGTCTTTTATCTTGGAGCATTGCCATATAATAAACTGTACGCCATGGGAAGCAAGAAGGAAAAAGTACTAAAAGAGGAAGTTCAGGATATAAATCCCTATGGAGGGAAATCCAAAAAGGTGGACTATAAAATTGTTTCAGAAAAGATAAATCTCAATGAAAACAATGTTAGTGAGGTCTACAAAGAAATTGTGAAATCTATAAATACAGCCGGGGTAAGAAGATATCCAGATTCCTATAGGGGTGAAGACTATGAGATTCTCACTGGAGAAACCCTAAATGTGAGTTTTCCTGAACCAGGTGAATATAAGGTGGAGATTATAGAAAGTCCATACCTTTCCAGATCATCTGTTGTTGTGAAAAATCAGAATATATTTTTTGAGACTGGATACCAGGGGGAATACATCCTAAATGTCACAAAGGATGGTATGTTTTATAAGCGATTCAGAGTGAATTCTAAGCTTAAATATAGTTTTACTCAGGAAAAAAATTATGATATAATATTGAACAGTTATGAAAATGAGAAATTAGATATTTTGTTAACCTCTGTGAAACTATCAAGAGTTGCTTTTCCAGATGCCTTATATCATAAGGATACTGCATTTATGATATTGGAAAAAACTCTTGTCAGCAAAAAAATGGCTGAGGCAGAAGAAGCTGCAAAATTTATACGAAACAACTTTCAGTTGGATTTTATGGAAAAAAAGCAACTTTTTTACTTTGACATGGAGATAGCAAAAGATGACCCTTTTAAATATAGGGATTTCTTAGAAAAAAATATTCATGAACCAGGGTTTTCAGATAAACTGGTAAATATAATTTTGTCAGGTAAAACTTTAAGAGAGAAGGATGAACTCTTTCTTAAAAAAACATATAGCGAAACCCTGAATCCAGAGATAGCAGTATATCTAGGAAAATGGTATATGGATAAAGGGAATATCATAGATGCCGAAAGATATCTTATCTACGGAAAAGAATATTACACTCTTTGCATGCTATATCTTCAAAATGAAGATTTGGATAGATTTGATGCCACTCTTTCTAAAGTTTCGGAAGATAAAGTACATCAACTGAAAAAAGAGAGGGAGATATATCACAGAGCGAAGCTTATAAAAAAAGAGGTGGACCTTGGAGATGAAAAATATCAAGGGGAAAACTATGAGGAAGCGGTGCTTTTTTACAAAAGAGCTGAGGAAAAGGATATAGAGGCAGCTAGAAAATTGGACACTGATATGAAGATCGGGATGAGTTATTATTATATTACCCGTTATGAAGATGCTGCCAATTATTTTGAAAAAGCCATGGAATCAGAGAAAACTCCCATGAAAAAAGCCGAAATAGCTTATCTCACCGGAGTATGCTATTACAGGATGCAGGATAAAGAAAAAAGTATGAAAACTTTTGAAAAACTGGCGAAAGATTATCCCGGGACTACCTGGTCTAAAAAAGCTATGGTTTATATAATCAGATTAAGATAA
- the lysS gene encoding lysine--tRNA ligase, with protein sequence MERYFDRVADDHVIMDKWEKVKEIKEAGLEPFGRKYDKKHMVGELLSHTLKEEDSTVFKTAGRIMACRGQGKAVFAHIEDETGRIQVYLRKDTLGDKVFEIVKKMGTGDFVGVEGSLFVTKKGELTLRVAGFEFLSKNIRPLPEKYHGLTDVETRYRKRYLDLVMNKEVKETFVKRIQIVNSVKTLLNSKGFMEVETPIMHPIVGGASAKPFVTHHNTLDMTLYLRIAPELYLKRLIVGGFDKVYEINRSFRNEGISTRHNPEFTMMELYQAYADFNDMMDLTEEIIMNAAKTINGTTTVEYNGKELVLENFKRVHMVDFVKEITGADFWGDVSVEDARLLAKQNNVVLAPHMNTVGHIINEFFEQKCEEHIIQPTFVYGHPVEISPLAKRNADDHRFTDRFELFIDAREYANAFSELNDPADQRGRLEAQLEEAMLGNEEANAEIDDDYIEALEYGMPPTGGLGVGIDRLVMLLTGAPSIRDVILFPQMRKKD encoded by the coding sequence ATGGAAAGATACTTTGACAGAGTAGCAGATGACCACGTTATTATGGATAAGTGGGAAAAAGTTAAAGAAATTAAAGAGGCTGGGTTAGAGCCTTTTGGAAGAAAGTATGATAAAAAACATATGGTGGGGGAACTTCTGAGCCATACTCTGAAAGAGGAAGATTCTACAGTTTTTAAAACAGCCGGAAGGATAATGGCCTGCAGAGGACAAGGAAAGGCTGTATTTGCTCATATAGAAGATGAAACAGGAAGAATACAGGTATACCTCAGAAAGGATACCCTAGGGGACAAAGTATTTGAAATTGTAAAAAAAATGGGTACAGGAGACTTTGTAGGAGTAGAGGGAAGTCTTTTTGTAACTAAAAAGGGAGAACTTACTTTAAGAGTCGCTGGATTTGAATTTCTTTCAAAAAATATAAGACCACTTCCTGAAAAGTACCACGGACTTACAGATGTGGAAACAAGATACAGAAAAAGATATCTTGATCTTGTTATGAATAAAGAGGTAAAAGAAACTTTCGTCAAGAGAATACAGATAGTAAACTCAGTAAAAACTCTTCTTAACAGCAAAGGATTCATGGAAGTGGAAACACCTATTATGCACCCTATCGTAGGAGGAGCATCTGCAAAACCATTTGTGACTCATCACAATACCCTTGATATGACTCTTTACCTGAGAATAGCTCCAGAACTTTATTTGAAAAGACTTATTGTAGGTGGATTTGACAAGGTATATGAGATAAACAGAAGCTTTAGAAATGAAGGGATATCCACAAGACACAATCCTGAGTTCACAATGATGGAGCTGTACCAGGCTTATGCAGACTTTAATGACATGATGGATTTAACTGAAGAGATAATAATGAATGCTGCAAAAACAATAAACGGAACTACTACTGTAGAGTACAACGGAAAAGAACTTGTTCTTGAAAACTTCAAGAGAGTACACATGGTTGACTTTGTAAAAGAGATAACAGGTGCAGACTTCTGGGGAGATGTTTCTGTAGAAGATGCAAGACTTCTTGCAAAGCAGAACAACGTAGTACTTGCACCTCATATGAACACAGTAGGACATATAATAAATGAGTTCTTTGAGCAGAAATGTGAAGAACATATCATCCAACCTACATTTGTCTATGGACACCCTGTGGAGATATCTCCATTGGCCAAAAGAAATGCAGATGACCACAGATTTACAGACAGATTTGAGCTGTTCATTGACGCAAGAGAATATGCAAATGCTTTCTCTGAACTAAATGACCCAGCAGATCAAAGGGGAAGATTAGAGGCTCAGCTAGAAGAGGCTATGCTTGGTAATGAAGAGGCCAACGCAGAGATCGATGACGATTATATAGAGGCTCTAGAGTACGGAATGCCTCCAACAGGTGGTTTAGGGGTAGGAATAGACAGACTGGTAATGCTTCTAACTGGTGCCCCGTCAATAAGAGATGTAATCTTATTCCCACAAATGAGAAAAAAGGACTAA
- a CDS encoding GGDEF domain-containing protein — translation MRTILLSHSISDTVITLVLYFVWKQNKGRFEGISDWVMCFALQSVGITMILMRNLIPDFLSIVVANVLLIAGSVKFYFGTALFIDRKINKNFYFGLLGIFTLIYLYFGLVEPKLTVRAVVFSLFVAFINIDAARILYKSDNKKMANNYRFTWALLLLISLLYLLMAGYYIIGAAGVKFLKVGFVISLMTIISQMLLICITFSILVMINSRLVLGLEEESQKRDKILEDYKYLATVDGLTKLWNRKTIEGRLREEFDRSQRYRSKMSVILLDVDHFKKVNDNFGHPTGDLVLEKISEILKNTLRKTDFIGRWGGEEFIVVCVETDQRAVWKVAEKLRQEIEHYNFGLESQVTISLGTATLDRGESLEDILKRADDNMYRAKKAGRNKTIPSLNSKEKFYEKLENDFEICDLKV, via the coding sequence ATGAGAACCATACTGCTGAGCCACAGCATAAGTGATACTGTAATCACTCTTGTTTTGTATTTTGTATGGAAGCAGAATAAAGGAAGATTTGAGGGAATATCAGACTGGGTGATGTGTTTTGCACTTCAGTCTGTTGGCATAACAATGATACTTATGAGAAATTTGATTCCAGATTTTTTATCTATTGTAGTGGCCAATGTTTTATTAATAGCAGGGTCTGTGAAATTTTATTTTGGAACTGCACTTTTTATAGACAGGAAAATAAATAAAAATTTTTACTTTGGACTTCTGGGAATTTTTACTCTGATATACCTATACTTCGGATTAGTTGAGCCAAAACTTACGGTTAGAGCAGTTGTATTTTCTCTTTTCGTAGCATTTATAAATATCGATGCTGCCAGAATACTGTATAAGAGTGATAATAAAAAGATGGCAAACAATTATAGGTTTACTTGGGCTTTGTTATTACTTATTTCTTTATTATATTTACTGATGGCAGGATATTATATAATTGGTGCTGCCGGCGTGAAGTTTTTAAAAGTTGGTTTCGTAATATCTCTCATGACAATTATATCTCAGATGCTGCTGATCTGCATAACATTCTCTATTTTGGTGATGATAAACAGTAGGCTTGTTCTTGGCTTAGAGGAGGAATCACAAAAGAGGGATAAAATACTTGAGGATTATAAATATTTAGCTACTGTAGATGGACTTACCAAACTATGGAACAGGAAAACTATAGAGGGAAGGCTTAGAGAGGAGTTTGACAGGAGTCAGAGATATAGAAGCAAAATGTCGGTAATTCTTCTGGATGTGGATCATTTTAAGAAGGTCAACGATAACTTTGGACATCCAACAGGAGACTTGGTACTTGAAAAAATCTCTGAGATACTAAAAAATACCCTTAGAAAAACGGACTTTATTGGTCGGTGGGGGGGAGAAGAATTTATAGTTGTGTGTGTAGAAACTGATCAAAGAGCTGTGTGGAAAGTTGCAGAAAAGTTGAGACAAGAAATTGAACATTATAACTTTGGGCTAGAGTCTCAGGTGACTATAAGCCTAGGGACAGCTACCCTAGACAGAGGTGAGAGTCTAGAGGATATATTGAAAAGGGCAGATGACAATATGTACAGGGCGAAAAAAGCTGGGAGAAACAAAACCATCCCATCTTTAAACTCTAAAGAAAAGTTTTATGAGAAGCTGGAAAATGATTTTGAAATCTGCGATTTAAAAGTTTAA
- a CDS encoding DUF5348 domain-containing protein → MLDKKYIGFLKELKSLKSSASNLLKSDSGEEFENIKCHEIIGYLKVEIENALHEMELLSKTTLEGKLVLNSQGRFNLDTAQELYFTCGSPIELLIDGEWYRGRVESDGDDYYFYNYESENQTLEEGMKARIRVDRG, encoded by the coding sequence ATGCTGGATAAAAAATATATTGGATTTTTGAAAGAGTTAAAGAGCCTGAAATCAAGTGCATCAAACCTTTTAAAAAGTGATTCTGGAGAGGAGTTTGAAAACATAAAATGCCATGAAATCATAGGATATCTCAAAGTAGAGATCGAAAATGCATTACATGAGATGGAGCTCCTCAGCAAAACAACCTTAGAGGGAAAACTTGTTTTAAACAGTCAGGGACGGTTCAATCTAGACACAGCCCAGGAGCTTTATTTTACTTGTGGAAGCCCTATAGAATTACTAATAGATGGTGAGTGGTATAGGGGAAGAGTGGAAAGTGACGGCGATGATTATTATTTTTATAATTATGAAAGTGAAAACCAGACTCTAGAGGAAGGTATGAAAGCGAGGATCAGAGTTGACCGGGGATAG